Sequence from the Caretta caretta isolate rCarCar2 chromosome 8, rCarCar1.hap1, whole genome shotgun sequence genome:
tctcatttcctgtttgggcagcatggcaagctgcaggtgaccatgcagagctcatcagcacaggtgaccatgatggagtcccagaatcacaaaagagctccagcatggaccgaacgggaggtacgggatctgatcgctgtatggggagaggaatccgtgctatcagaactccgttccagttttcaaaatgccaaaacctttgtcaaaatctcccagggcatgaaggacagaggccataacagggatccaaagcactgccacgtgaaacttaaggagctgaggcaagcctaccagaaaaccagaggggtgaacggccgctccgggtcagagccccaaacatgccgcttctatgatgagctgtatgccattttagggggttcatccaccactaccccagctgtgttgtttgactccttcaatggagatggaggcaacacggaagcaggttttggggacgaagaagatagctcacagcaagcaagtggagaaaccggttttcccgacagccaggaactgtttctcaccctgtacctggagccagtaccccccgaacccacccaaggctgcctcctggacctggcaggcagagaagggacctccggtgagtgtaccttttaaaatactatacatggtttaaaagcaagcatgtgaaaggattgaTTTGCCCTGGcgttcgcggctctcctggatgtactcccacagcctttgcaaaaggtttctggggagggcagccttatttcgtccttcatggtaggacactttaccactccagaccagtaacacgtactcgggaatcattgtagaacaaagcattgcagtgtatgtttgctggcgttcaaacaacatccgttctctatctctctgtgttatcctcaggagagtgagatatcattgatggtctcctggttgaaatagggtgcttttcttcaggggacattcagaggtgcctgttcctcctgagctgtttgcctgtggctgaacagaaatgttccccgctgttagccacggggagggggcaTGGTTGAGAGGGtagccacacagtggggggaggcaaaatgcgaccttgtaacaaaagcacatgtgctatgtatgtaatgttaacagcaaggtttaccctgaaagagtgtagcgactgttttataaaatctgtctttttaaatagggctgttctttttttttttttttttcctccaccagctgcatgtgtttcagtgatcacaggatcttctccttcccaggggctagtgaagattagaaagaaaaaaaaaaacacgcacttatgatgaaatgttctctgagctcatgctgtcctcccacactgacagagcacagacgaatgcgtagaggcaaataatgtcagagtgcagaaaagcacaaaatgaccgggaggagcaagtggcgggctgaagagagcaagtggcgggctgaagagagcaagtggcgggctgaagagagcaagtggcgggctgaagagagcaagtggcgggctgaagagagcaagtggcgggctgaagagagcaagtggcgggctgaagagagcaagtggcgggctgaagagagcaagtggcgggctgaagagagcaagtggcgggctgaagagagcaagtggcgggctgaagagagcaagtggcgggctgaagagagcaagtggcgggctgaagagagcaagtggcgggctgaagagagcaagtggcgggctgaagagagcaagtggcgggctgaagagagcaagtggcgggctgaagagagcaagtggcgggctgaagacagggctgaagctcaaatgtggcgacAGCGTGATGAGGAGGccggattcaatgctgaggctgctggaggaccaaaccagtatgctccagtgtgtggttgagctgcaggaaaggcagcccGAGCACAGACTGcaactacagcccctgtgtaaccaaccgccctcctccccaagttccatagcctccacacccagacgcccaagaacgcggtgggggggccaccggccaaccagccactccaccacaggattgcccaaaaaaaagaaggctggcattcaataaattttaaagttgtaaacttttaaagtgctgtgcttaaagtgctgtgtggcattttccttccctcctccaccacccctcctgggctactttGGTAGTCGTCCcactatttgtgtgatgaatgaataaagaatgcatgaatgtgaagcagcaatgactttattgcctctgcaagcaatgattaaagggaggaggggagggtggttagcttgcagggaagtagagtgaaccaaggggcggggggtttcatcaaggagaaacaaagagaactttcacatcatagcctggccagtcatgaaactggttttcaaagcttctctgatgcgtaccgcgccctcctgtgctcttctaaccgccctggtgtccggCTGCGCGTAAcgagcagccaggcgatttgcctcaacctcccaccccgccataaacgtctctcccttactctcacagatattgtggagcacacagcaagcagtaataacagtgggaatattggtttcgctgaggtctaagcgagtcagtaaactgcgccagcgcgcctttaaacgtccaaatgcacattctaccaccattctgcatttgctcagcctgtagttgaacagctcctgactactgtccaggctgcctgtgtacagcttcatgagccatggcattaaggcgtaggctgggtccccaaggatacatataggcatttcaacatccccaacagttattttctggtctgggaataaagtcccttcctgcagcttttgaaacagaccagagttcctgaagatgcaagcgtcatgtacctttcccggccatcccacgttgatgttggtgaaacgtcccttgtgatccaccagagcttgcagcactatcgaaaagtaccctttgcggtttatgtactcggcggcttggtgctccggtgccaagatagggatatgggttccgtctatagccccaccacagttagggaatcccattgcagcaaagccatccactatgacctgcacatttcccagggtcactacccttgatatcagcagatctttgattgcgtgggctacttgcatcacagcagcccccacagtagatttgcccactccaaattgattcccaactgaccggtagctgtctggcgttgcaagcttccacagggctatcgccactcgcttctcaactgtgagggatgctctcatcttggtattcatgcgcctcagggcaggggaaagcaagtcacaaagttccatgaaagtgcccttacgcatgcgaaagtttcacagccactgggaatcgtcccagacccgcaacactgtgcggtcccaccagtctgtgcttgtttcccgagcccagaatcggcgttccaccgcatgaacctgccccattagcaccatgatgcatgcattggcagggcccatgctttgagagaaatctgtgtccatgtcctgatcactcacgggaccgcgctgacgttgcctcctcgcccggtatcgctctgccaggttctggtgctgcatatactgctggataaagcatgtggtgtttaatgtgctcctaattgccaaagtgagctgagcggcctccatgattgctttggtatggcatccgcacagaaaaaaggcgcagagcgattgtctgccgttgctctgacggagggaggggcgactgacaacatggcttacaggattggcttcagggagctaaaatcaacaaagggggtggctttacatcaaggagtatttcaggcaggacttcacggagggttccaataagaaatggtgcacctaagttattgttcgtattggaacaaggaggttagtctggcctctgattgatacatggctagatttaccttgctgc
This genomic interval carries:
- the LOC125640887 gene encoding zinc finger and SCAN domain-containing protein 32-like, with the protein product MQSSSAQVTMMESQNHKRAPAWTEREVRDLIAVWGEESVLSELRSSFQNAKTFVKISQGMKDRGHNRDPKHCHVKLKELRQAYQKTRGVNGRSGSEPQTCRFYDELYAILGGSSTTTPAVLFDSFNGDGGNTEAGFGDEEDSSQQASGETGFPDSQELFLTLYLEPVPPEPTQGCLLDLAGREGTSAACVSVITGSSPSQGLVKIRKKKKNTHL